From Paraglaciecola sp. L1A13:
AGACCATCTTTTTCGTAGATCAACACCAAGTTAGCTGTGTCACTTAAGCCTTCCAGAGCGAACTGGTCTAGATTGATTGCCCCGCCAAGATCGTAGCCAATATCGCCATCAACAATAGTGTAGTTAGCTTGATAGCCGAATCCGGTTTCGCCAAAGAAGTGCTGCCATGCTAGTTCGAAGCCATCGATCACTGCGCTTTGGTTATTAACAGGGCGGGTTACCTGAAAGTTTAATTCTGGATCACCCGCTTCAGGAAAAACATCATATGCACTGAATACGCCGTCAGCAAACACTTGAGTATTTTCAAAATCGGCCGCCCCACCAGGGAAAGCACTCGGATTTTGCAACATCGCGGTCATGGTAAATAAGTTGCGCTCGTTATTGTCAAAACCTAAGGCTGCTAACTCAACGGCAGCTTGGGCTGACAAGGTTCCGGCAACATCAGAAGAGGCATCTAGCAAGCCAAATAATGGAGTGCTGGTTTGCGCAGTGCCGACAAAGTTTTTAACGTCTTTCCTGTAATAACCGATAGAAATAACGCTTGAATCGCTGTAGTACCATTCTAATGATAAATCGACGTTAGTGGATTCAAGGGGGGCTAATCGAGCATTCCCTGAATTACCCGTCGGCGTGCCGCCTAACGCAGTGGGACGAGCCGGTGCTGAAACAGTCGTAGAATTAAATAATTGATTATATGCCGGGCGGGCCAGTGTTTTACTAAATGAAACTCGGGCTTTCACTTCGTCTGACACGTCAAGCGTTAAATCGATACTCGGTAACAAGTTCGTATAGTCATGTTCTGCTACTAAGCTTTGTGAGTCGGCACTCGGTTGGACCAAGAAATCGTTATCAGATTCCCAAATGATCGCTAACGGTACAATTTGATTGGAGGTTGAGGTTACGTCTGTTTGCTCATAACGTAAACCCGCCACTATGTTTAACGGCATTTCACCTATTTCATAATCCGTACTAATTTGAACATAGGCCGAAAATATATCTTCTTCAATCAGATTGTCGTCAAATCCATTGATCGGTAACGTGGCGAGGGTAAGTCCATAAAGGGGGCCGATTTCATTCAATAATTCGACCGGATCTCCACTAAATGACACACTACCTAAGGCAATTGTTGACGACCCAGCAGGCAATGCGAGTGCATCAGCACCTTCAACACCTGACATGTTATGGTCTTCAAAGGCACAACCTGTGCAGCTTTGCTCAAACAAACCTTCTGGAATATCACCTGGGAAATCCACACCCCAGCCACCCAATGCTTCACTGGTTGATTCGCGGGTTTGTCTCATTTCAGTCGTCAGATAACCCACACCAAAATCGACCTTGTATTCATCTTTAACCCATTCGCCATCGAAGCGTATCTGATCGACATCGGTAACTTGATTGGATTTATCGGTTTGTACGACTTGCGAGCCAACATCAGGTTTATCAAAAATTCCGTTGTTATTCCCTTTCACTAAATCGTCAATAACTATGCTGGCTTGAGGAATAGAACCTGTGAAGTCAGCAGCTTGCCAACCGGCGTTTGAACCCGCCATGTTGAAGCGGATTGAGTTTTGACCCATGGGGCCGTTACCACCACTTTTCGCTTGTGACGTTGCGACATCAAAACTTAGATTTAATGAATCATTGACCCAAAAGTCTGCGTTGAAGCCAAACGATTTCAATTCATCTTTTGTTGCTAAGGCTAGATTCTGGAAAAAGAAATCTTTACCGCCATCAATGTCTTCAGAGAATTTGACTGGGGTAGAGACCACTGGATTACCATCGAACTCAACACTATTAAATTGTTGTGAAAACCAAATGCCGTCAATCAGTGAGCGGGAGTCTTGTTCGTTTTTAGCGTAAGTGACGTCGGCCGTTAAGGTTAAATTATCCATCGGTTCAAACTGAACCGTTAACATGGCATTTGTTCGCTCACGATTATCTTCGTTGACGCCTAAGCCTATGTTAGAAGGGATGGCAACAATTTGACCCACATTGGGTGTGTTTACCACTTGCACACCGGGTGCGGTGAATGTGTCGATATCGCTTTCTGCCCATT
This genomic window contains:
- a CDS encoding TonB-dependent receptor produces the protein MKTHQKFTRSLLTQSIAILLGSAVVLPAIAQEDTENTEVIQVKGVRGSLSQSMNIKRQSSGVVDAISAVDMGKFPDTNLAESLQRITGVSINRVNGEGSEVTVRGFGGNFNLITLNGRQMPAANVSTITGNPQDKGSTGSSRSFDFSNIASEGVSGIEVYKTGQAAIPSGGIGATVNINTLKPLAAGKNRASVGVKAVKDESGDGVTPEISGLTNWVNDDGNFGISLFGSYQERDSGSRHASVEQFQLREWAESDIDTFTAPGVQVVNTPNVGQIVAIPSNIGLGVNEDNRERTNAMLTVQFEPMDNLTLTADVTYAKNEQDSRSLIDGIWFSQQFNSVEFDGNPVVSTPVKFSEDIDGGKDFFFQNLALATKDELKSFGFNADFWVNDSLNLSFDVATSQAKSGGNGPMGQNSIRFNMAGSNAGWQAADFTGSIPQASIVIDDLVKGNNNGIFDKPDVGSQVVQTDKSNQVTDVDQIRFDGEWVKDEYKVDFGVGYLTTEMRQTRESTSEALGGWGVDFPGDIPEGLFEQSCTGCAFEDHNMSGVEGADALALPAGSSTIALGSVSFSGDPVELLNEIGPLYGLTLATLPINGFDDNLIEEDIFSAYVQISTDYEIGEMPLNIVAGLRYEQTDVTSTSNQIVPLAIIWESDNDFLVQPSADSQSLVAEHDYTNLLPSIDLTLDVSDEVKARVSFSKTLARPAYNQLFNSTTVSAPARPTALGGTPTGNSGNARLAPLESTNVDLSLEWYYSDSSVISIGYYRKDVKNFVGTAQTSTPLFGLLDASSDVAGTLSAQAAVELAALGFDNNERNLFTMTAMLQNPSAFPGGAADFENTQVFADGVFSAYDVFPEAGDPELNFQVTRPVNNQSAVIDGFELAWQHFFGETGFGYQANYTIVDGDIGYDLGGAINLDQFALEGLSDTANLVLIYEKDGLSTRIAYNWRDEFLSQVNRGFGNRNPVFVDTFEQIDINVSYEVNDDLSVSLDVINLTEEGQRQFGRSYNNVFFVQEADRRFVLSANYNF